A portion of the Pedobacter cryoconitis genome contains these proteins:
- a CDS encoding gluconate 2-dehydrogenase subunit 3 family protein, translating to MNRRESLKALGLTAISSAVLLEACKPGALKIDKAADEKAAAQPGREAFEVERDNALNAAKFFNAHEMATIAILSDIIIPKDGKSGSATDAKVPEFIEFIVKDIPSHQIPMRGGLKWLDIQCLNRFQQTFKDASEKQRIEMVEDIAYPKKVKPGMQQGAAFFSLMRDLTASGFFTTEMGVKDLGYVGNVPNKWTGVPADVLKQYGMENV from the coding sequence ATGAACAGACGTGAATCACTCAAAGCCTTAGGCTTAACGGCTATAAGTTCAGCAGTATTGCTGGAAGCTTGTAAACCAGGAGCGCTTAAAATAGATAAAGCAGCAGATGAAAAAGCTGCTGCTCAACCAGGCAGAGAAGCTTTCGAAGTAGAAAGAGACAATGCTTTAAATGCAGCAAAGTTCTTCAATGCACATGAGATGGCCACTATTGCAATCCTCTCAGATATTATCATTCCGAAGGATGGGAAATCAGGGAGTGCAACAGATGCTAAAGTGCCTGAATTTATTGAATTTATTGTTAAAGATATTCCCAGTCACCAGATACCTATGCGTGGCGGATTAAAATGGCTGGATATCCAATGCCTTAACCGTTTTCAGCAAACCTTCAAAGACGCATCCGAAAAACAGCGTATTGAAATGGTAGAAGATATTGCTTACCCCAAAAAAGTTAAACCTGGAATGCAACAGGGAGCAGCATTTTTCAGTTTGATGAGAGATTTGACGGCCTCTGGATTTTTTACGACAGAAATGGGTGTCAAAGATTTAGGATATGTAGGTAATGTACCCAATAAATGGACTGGAGTGCCTGCCGATGTATTGAAGCAGTACGGAATGGAAAACGTTTAA
- a CDS encoding GMC family oxidoreductase, translating to MNEFQIKKSDVEYDAIIVGSGAGGGMAGYVLANAGQKVLMLEAGAYFDPRLDAQQLKWPWESPRRGAGTVRPFGDFDAAYGGWELDGEPYTQKNNSEFAWFRSRMLGGRTNHWGRISLRMGPEDFQCKDGLTDNWPITYEEIKPFYDKVDRLIGIYGTVEGIESEPDGIFMAPPKPRLNELFIKKAAKKNGVTVIPGRGSVLTEALPNNKDRAPCFYCGQCGRSCKVYGDFSSSSCLVIPAVKTGNLTVITNAMVREVLTDKGGLATGVSYVDKTTMEEHQVRGKIVILGASACESARLLLNSKSVAHPNGLANNSNVVGKYLHDSTGASLSGFLPQLMDRKRYNEDGVGSVHIYSPWWLDNKKLDFPRGYHIEYGGGLHMPGYGFGGGIENMNGAVPARDGKMKEAGGYGVALKDDYRRFFGTQVGMAGRGTAIARESNYCEIDPKVVDKYGIPVLRFNYKWAVEEVKQAKHMQETFQEMMHTMGAIVTSKVHSAEDNYGLEAPGKIIHEVGTVRMGDDPKKSALNKWCQAHDCKNLFVVDAAPFVQQGDKNATWTILALSMRTAEYILAEKKKLNLS from the coding sequence ATGAACGAATTTCAAATTAAAAAGTCAGACGTCGAATATGACGCCATAATAGTTGGGTCCGGTGCGGGTGGAGGTATGGCAGGATATGTGCTGGCCAATGCCGGTCAAAAAGTACTGATGCTTGAAGCAGGTGCTTATTTTGATCCACGTCTGGATGCGCAGCAACTAAAATGGCCATGGGAATCTCCAAGACGTGGTGCAGGAACTGTACGCCCATTTGGAGATTTTGATGCTGCTTATGGAGGTTGGGAACTTGACGGAGAACCTTACACACAAAAGAACAATTCCGAATTTGCCTGGTTCCGTTCAAGGATGCTGGGTGGAAGAACCAATCACTGGGGACGTATCTCTCTGAGAATGGGACCTGAGGATTTTCAGTGTAAAGACGGATTGACAGACAACTGGCCTATTACTTATGAAGAGATCAAACCATTTTACGATAAAGTAGACCGGTTAATCGGAATCTACGGAACTGTAGAAGGTATAGAAAGCGAGCCAGACGGTATTTTCATGGCGCCGCCAAAACCCAGATTAAATGAACTGTTTATTAAAAAAGCAGCTAAAAAGAATGGCGTAACCGTTATTCCGGGCCGCGGGTCAGTATTAACAGAAGCGTTACCAAATAATAAAGATCGTGCACCTTGTTTCTACTGTGGTCAATGCGGCAGAAGCTGTAAAGTTTACGGTGACTTCTCTTCTTCATCCTGCCTGGTTATACCAGCAGTAAAAACAGGGAATCTGACTGTAATCACCAATGCAATGGTACGTGAAGTACTCACAGACAAAGGTGGTCTGGCTACTGGTGTATCTTATGTAGACAAAACTACAATGGAAGAACATCAGGTTAGAGGAAAAATAGTTATCCTTGGAGCCAGTGCATGCGAATCCGCACGATTGTTGCTAAACTCTAAATCTGTCGCTCACCCTAACGGTCTGGCAAATAATAGTAATGTAGTCGGTAAATATCTGCATGACTCAACAGGTGCGAGTTTAAGCGGGTTTCTGCCACAACTCATGGACCGTAAACGTTATAACGAAGATGGAGTAGGTAGTGTTCATATTTATTCTCCATGGTGGCTTGACAATAAAAAACTGGACTTTCCGCGTGGTTACCATATTGAATACGGTGGTGGATTACATATGCCAGGTTACGGCTTTGGTGGTGGTATAGAGAACATGAACGGCGCTGTACCCGCAAGAGACGGCAAAATGAAAGAAGCAGGTGGATATGGTGTCGCTTTAAAAGATGATTACAGACGCTTCTTCGGTACACAAGTAGGTATGGCTGGTCGTGGAACAGCGATAGCCAGAGAATCAAACTACTGTGAAATAGATCCTAAAGTAGTGGACAAATACGGTATCCCTGTATTACGTTTTAACTATAAATGGGCTGTGGAAGAAGTTAAACAAGCCAAACACATGCAAGAAACCTTCCAGGAAATGATGCATACCATGGGTGCTATTGTGACTTCAAAAGTTCATAGCGCTGAAGATAATTATGGACTGGAGGCTCCGGGTAAAATTATCCATGAAGTAGGTACGGTCAGAATGGGAGATGACCCAAAGAAATCTGCTTTAAATAAATGGTGCCAGGCACACGATTGTAAGAATCTGTTTGTTGTGGATGCTGCCCCATTTGTACAACAAGGTGATAAAAATGCAACCTGGACTATTCTGGCGCTATCGATGCGTACAGCAGAATATATCCTGGCAGAAAAGAAAAAATTAAACCTGAGCTAA
- a CDS encoding type VI secretion system Vgr family protein: MENKVKVNISIEGTPITTFSSFNLNQRFNEHHTFELRFNQDQIELPGSLSLNRSKDFIGKNLAIEFGDIPGKENRFSGIITNVKIAQKHGFMGDIIVSGFSPTILLDRGPDLGSYLGKDLSAIISQATKEVPANDLQIQVNPSRKGPIDYLIQYRESDFDFINRLSAQYHEWFFYNGAALVFGKPDDFKAIELVYGRDLSSIQYGMQIAPLKYKKFAYNPKQDELLAANGEGQSSGPPDLAHAITASNSVYSKTYNQPLITRADNKMEIDSFVKNEQDSIKSGLVNIKCEGDNPQVCIGGIADISMSVRKLNDFSLEDFGKFLVTSVSHSIDGVGRYKNNFEAIPSDTERVPVNPLQNPQPDMQLANVIENNDPDGHGRIKVKFKWACDCNDVTEWLRVVTPDAGSSEKVSKNRGFVFIPEIGDQVVIAFEEGNIARPIVMGSVFHGKSGSGGSGSNNSKSLTSKSGHTIQLDDGAGITVKDKDQNFIVLDGAGKAHFETKESILIQCGESSILMDKAGTIIIKGKNILTLGENIGQSATASIGIGVGPKDATPTSGIGIEPTTLDIGTDTLSMSGKTEANLASPAKVTIGGQGETNVVSGTINLN, from the coding sequence ATGGAAAACAAAGTAAAAGTTAATATTAGCATAGAGGGTACGCCTATAACTACCTTCTCGAGTTTTAATTTAAACCAGCGCTTTAATGAGCATCATACTTTTGAATTGCGATTTAATCAGGATCAAATTGAATTGCCAGGTTCATTATCATTAAACCGTTCAAAAGACTTCATCGGTAAAAACCTGGCTATTGAATTTGGTGACATCCCTGGCAAAGAAAATCGGTTCTCTGGCATTATTACCAATGTAAAAATCGCACAAAAACATGGCTTTATGGGAGATATTATTGTAAGTGGTTTCAGCCCGACAATTTTACTTGACCGCGGCCCCGATCTTGGTTCTTACCTGGGTAAGGATTTAAGTGCTATTATTTCTCAGGCAACAAAAGAAGTACCTGCAAATGATCTTCAAATACAGGTAAATCCGAGCCGTAAAGGTCCTATCGATTACCTGATCCAATATAGAGAAAGTGACTTCGATTTCATCAACCGCCTTTCGGCACAGTACCATGAATGGTTTTTCTATAACGGTGCAGCTCTTGTATTTGGAAAACCCGATGATTTCAAAGCAATAGAATTAGTTTATGGCCGGGATCTGAGTAGCATCCAGTATGGAATGCAAATTGCGCCTCTAAAATATAAAAAATTCGCTTATAACCCTAAACAGGATGAGTTGCTTGCAGCAAACGGAGAAGGTCAGAGTTCCGGCCCTCCTGATCTCGCACATGCAATTACAGCTTCCAACTCTGTATATAGTAAAACTTATAATCAACCACTGATTACACGGGCCGATAATAAAATGGAGATTGACAGTTTTGTGAAAAATGAACAGGATTCAATCAAGTCTGGCCTTGTAAATATTAAGTGCGAAGGAGATAATCCCCAGGTTTGTATTGGAGGTATTGCAGACATTAGTATGAGCGTCCGTAAGTTAAATGACTTTTCCTTAGAAGATTTTGGCAAGTTTTTAGTGACCAGTGTTTCTCATTCTATTGATGGTGTTGGCCGTTATAAGAATAATTTTGAGGCTATTCCTTCAGATACTGAGCGAGTGCCGGTCAATCCTCTGCAAAATCCTCAGCCTGATATGCAGCTTGCTAATGTAATAGAAAATAATGACCCTGATGGCCATGGACGTATTAAAGTCAAATTCAAATGGGCTTGTGATTGTAATGATGTCACAGAATGGCTTAGAGTGGTTACACCAGATGCAGGGAGTTCAGAAAAAGTAAGTAAAAACAGGGGATTTGTGTTTATCCCTGAAATTGGTGACCAGGTAGTTATTGCTTTCGAAGAAGGTAATATAGCCCGCCCGATTGTGATGGGAAGTGTATTCCATGGTAAAAGTGGTAGTGGTGGCAGTGGTAGTAATAACAGCAAAAGCTTAACTTCTAAAAGCGGCCATACGATACAACTGGATGACGGTGCAGGAATTACAGTAAAAGATAAAGATCAGAATTTCATTGTGCTGGACGGTGCTGGTAAGGCACACTTTGAAACCAAAGAATCTATTTTAATTCAATGTGGGGAGAGCAGTATTCTGATGGACAAGGCAGGAACCATTATTATTAAAGGTAAAAACATTTTAACATTGGGTGAAAATATAGGGCAGTCTGCCACGGCCAGTATTGGTATTGGTGTTGGGCCTAAAGATGCTACGCCGACTTCAGGAATAGGCATTG